A window of the Roseburia sp. 831b genome harbors these coding sequences:
- a CDS encoding YwqH-like family protein has translation MTKEECRNEITRNQQLIAQYNGQIATLQREIQELQTTQSKVEGLQSNLSGCKSSSVTKLASTSGLGKINDKIVNGFYEGMDNLFNGNRYTSVSNGLDTAIARVASEIAKKNGEIATCQQNIASCNSRIDQMNGEISRIEAEEAAERERQERERQEREKAERERKERERKEKAKTTSKTKKKK, from the coding sequence ATGACAAAAGAGGAATGCAGAAATGAAATTACAAGAAATCAGCAGTTAATAGCGCAGTACAATGGACAGATTGCAACACTCCAGCGCGAGATACAGGAGCTCCAGACCACACAATCCAAAGTCGAGGGATTACAATCAAATCTGTCAGGGTGTAAGTCGTCTAGTGTAACGAAATTGGCTTCCACAAGTGGACTTGGAAAAATCAATGATAAGATTGTGAATGGGTTTTATGAGGGAATGGATAACCTGTTCAATGGAAACCGGTATACATCAGTAAGCAATGGACTTGATACAGCCATAGCACGTGTTGCAAGTGAAATCGCAAAGAAAAACGGTGAGATTGCAACGTGTCAGCAGAATATCGCATCCTGCAACAGTAGAATCGATCAGATGAATGGTGAAATTTCAAGAATTGAGGCAGAGGAAGCGGCAGAACGGGAAAGACAAGAGAGAGAAAGACAAGAGCGGGAGAAAGCAGAACGAGAAAGAAAAGAACGCGAAAGAAAAGAAAAAGCAAAAACAACGTCAAAGACTAAGAAGAAAAAATAA
- a CDS encoding DUF6531 domain-containing protein yields MLRDFSDAAKQKLLKYVDEVTPTGTWDKIKDIFGDFGLTVQSWLGQLDIQKYVDDVDTYHKKIFDRKDTTAKQIEQIFSSVQEVDTRYINVVSSQITCGNNIVKLINDLANTIDPNGGNMDMGRMKGVLDADVENLKDAEATVEKPVEEKMLGTEAEGCMNSEDPVNLSTGNFIYEHEDLKIAGEIPLSFHRYYNSKDSRTGVLGNCFLHNYQIALEKEENGTIGVRLADGQINYHDRNEKEEYTARNTPLEFLKETEKGYFLVHPGQEKISFDREGKMLRKEDVNGRGISFSYYEDGKLEKATADNGSSLTYCYNEKGQLEKVTDHTGRSVRLQYQEETLKKVTTASGAEYTYTYGENGRITEVENARHVTPVKNTYDKRFRIIHQEFPDGGTMEFSYDDKNRRVTLTERNGSKIIHVHDDRYRNTETIYEDGTKERYLYNDKNQCISRTDRLGRTTRMAYDNRGNLTQTVDALKRRVNYTYDADCHLVSVSINGKERLKNHYDAKGNLTGTENLYGNKVIIKNDEAGRPRAVTYADGSFFEIGYDDKGNIVRLTDAAGGVTTYGYDALNRVTETVDANQNATRYTYDAADRITTVTDAMGNQRAYTYNAGGKITAIRDFDGNKEGFAYNPLGKVETYTDKEGHTVQFTYDRMWNIRSVTAPDQGKQEYFYDKDNRLVKQVLPMGGVVTYAYDAAGNRTGMTDPEGNTTHYRYDAANRLTEVTEPDGAKTAYEYDREGNLVKETNACGQVTCYTYDDLGRRTSVTDAAGATTSVFYNELGKAERICYPNGSSTVYTYEKGGRLKSVRYPDGAGEHYGYDAKGNLTERITTAGERYHYGYDSLDRIISIQNPSGGAAHFTYDALGRVTKAEDENGNTTCYEYTPNGNLAKVTDALGNETFYQYDAMGHLTQSSCTGANGEEPQNTTYTWDKEGHVLAVTDPLGDVERYTYDPAGRMKAKVDKDGYETTFRYGKDGQVEEIRYADGRTVSLTYNAIRQLEEVKDWLGTTRIAMDEAGRVSSVTDPYGKTVGYEWGSMGERTSVLYPDGRKAAYEYNEAMQLTAMKLISNGAQEKTIRYCYDEAGRLTGKQFPGGNRTDYRYNGAGKVEEILHTGADFTERYHYGYDVMGNKITAEKERPDLPEDSGSFSYGYDELNRLIHVSQNGKTLRSYRYDAFGNRSSKTEYQTAGELVTTYRYNTKNQLMQETTANETKDYAYDNRGNLLTVTSGEEVLKAYGFDAANQMESSMGMTDGTIQKAVYQYNGLGHRMGQSIATGDAAPARTIRYTLDLTRQYHNLLQKTGSGPDQTYFWDGNVAGMEEEGRDHFYFQDDLGSPMRLTDETGRSEEAYGFDEFGNNIRTAKDIFQDSMQSFGFTGYQMDSAGGLYFAQARRYDAGAGRFVSEDFLKGHIAVPYTMNHYNYCWNRPMDLVDLNGMWPTAGVTSDLVGRLNPVESTEEKMESDREKSFEFEENKYFNETNSVGYIIDGSKIANEGMEKLLIKGCNDAVRPNNIGAGTWSRIVTEDVESISRTTSKLRGGLEGIGKAFTIVTTAVDVCSDVTENYKNNAGWEEYIADIGVDVGFVAIGALIGSIVPGPGTLVGAAVALIIGLIYYGVTEVLAYKGKSLKDWAKQGLKNGLEIFSNWITNTLDNSEEKKMCLAAE; encoded by the coding sequence ATGCTAAGAGATTTTTCAGACGCAGCAAAACAAAAGCTTTTAAAGTACGTAGACGAAGTAACACCAACCGGTACATGGGATAAGATAAAAGACATTTTTGGTGACTTTGGACTGACCGTGCAAAGCTGGCTGGGACAGCTCGATATTCAAAAGTATGTCGATGACGTAGACACTTACCATAAGAAAATATTTGACAGGAAAGATACCACAGCCAAACAGATTGAACAGATTTTTTCGAGTGTGCAGGAAGTGGATACCAGATACATAAACGTAGTAAGCAGCCAGATTACCTGCGGCAATAACATCGTAAAATTAATCAACGACCTGGCCAATACCATAGATCCAAATGGCGGAAACATGGATATGGGAAGGATGAAAGGTGTTTTAGATGCAGATGTAGAAAACCTCAAAGATGCCGAGGCAACTGTGGAAAAGCCCGTCGAAGAAAAGATGCTTGGAACCGAGGCAGAAGGCTGTATGAACAGTGAAGATCCGGTAAACTTAAGTACCGGAAACTTCATTTATGAACATGAAGACCTAAAAATCGCAGGAGAGATTCCGTTATCGTTCCACCGGTATTATAACTCAAAAGACAGCAGAACAGGTGTTCTGGGAAACTGCTTTTTACATAATTACCAGATTGCCCTTGAAAAAGAAGAAAACGGAACCATCGGGGTACGGCTCGCGGATGGACAGATTAACTACCATGACAGAAATGAGAAAGAAGAGTACACTGCAAGAAACACGCCGCTTGAATTCCTGAAAGAAACCGAAAAAGGGTATTTCCTCGTGCATCCGGGGCAGGAGAAGATATCCTTTGACCGGGAAGGAAAGATGCTGCGGAAAGAAGATGTAAATGGAAGAGGCATCTCTTTTTCCTATTATGAAGACGGAAAGTTAGAAAAAGCCACAGCGGATAACGGAAGCAGTCTGACTTACTGTTATAATGAAAAAGGACAGCTTGAAAAAGTAACCGACCACACCGGAAGAAGTGTGCGCTTACAGTACCAGGAGGAGACACTAAAGAAAGTGACAACAGCATCCGGGGCAGAGTACACTTATACCTATGGGGAAAACGGAAGAATCACGGAAGTTGAAAATGCCCGTCATGTCACACCCGTAAAAAATACCTATGACAAAAGATTCCGTATCATCCACCAGGAGTTCCCGGACGGTGGAACAATGGAGTTTTCCTACGATGACAAAAACCGCCGCGTTACACTCACAGAGCGCAACGGCAGCAAAATCATCCACGTGCATGATGACCGTTACCGCAATACAGAAACCATCTACGAGGATGGAACCAAAGAGCGTTACCTTTATAATGACAAAAACCAGTGCATCAGCAGAACAGACCGTCTTGGCAGAACGACAAGAATGGCGTACGATAACCGCGGAAACCTCACCCAGACCGTGGATGCCCTAAAGCGCAGGGTCAATTACACCTATGATGCAGACTGCCATCTGGTCAGTGTCAGCATCAACGGAAAAGAACGCTTAAAAAATCACTATGATGCAAAAGGAAATCTGACCGGAACAGAAAACCTGTATGGAAATAAAGTCATCATCAAAAACGATGAGGCAGGAAGACCACGGGCAGTCACCTATGCGGACGGAAGCTTTTTCGAAATCGGCTATGATGACAAAGGAAACATTGTCCGGTTAACAGATGCTGCCGGAGGCGTGACAACCTACGGTTATGATGCCTTAAACCGTGTGACAGAAACCGTGGATGCCAATCAGAACGCAACACGTTATACCTATGATGCAGCCGACCGGATCACAACGGTAACCGATGCCATGGGAAACCAGAGAGCCTACACCTACAATGCGGGCGGAAAAATCACGGCAATCCGGGATTTCGATGGAAATAAGGAAGGATTTGCCTACAACCCGCTTGGAAAAGTAGAGACCTACACCGACAAAGAAGGACATACGGTACAGTTTACCTACGACAGGATGTGGAACATTCGTTCCGTCACAGCACCGGACCAGGGAAAACAGGAATACTTCTATGACAAAGACAACCGTCTTGTGAAACAGGTACTTCCGATGGGCGGTGTGGTAACCTATGCCTATGATGCAGCCGGAAACCGGACCGGAATGACAGACCCGGAAGGAAATACCACCCATTACCGTTATGATGCCGCAAACCGTCTGACGGAAGTGACGGAGCCGGACGGTGCAAAGACAGCGTATGAATACGACAGGGAAGGAAACCTGGTCAAAGAGACCAATGCCTGCGGTCAGGTGACATGCTATACCTATGATGATTTAGGAAGAAGAACCAGTGTCACAGATGCGGCAGGAGCAACGACCAGTGTCTTCTACAACGAGCTCGGAAAAGCGGAGCGTATCTGTTATCCAAACGGAAGCAGCACCGTTTATACGTATGAAAAAGGTGGAAGACTAAAGAGTGTGCGTTACCCGGATGGAGCAGGAGAACACTACGGCTATGATGCCAAAGGAAACCTCACGGAGCGCATCACCACGGCAGGGGAACGTTACCACTATGGTTATGACAGCCTTGACCGTATCATCTCCATCCAGAATCCATCCGGAGGGGCAGCACACTTTACCTATGATGCATTAGGACGTGTCACGAAGGCAGAAGATGAGAATGGGAATACCACGTGTTACGAATACACCCCGAACGGAAACCTTGCAAAAGTAACGGATGCTTTAGGAAATGAGACCTTCTACCAGTACGATGCGATGGGACACCTGACACAGAGCAGCTGTACCGGAGCAAATGGGGAAGAACCACAGAATACCACCTATACCTGGGATAAGGAAGGCCATGTGCTGGCAGTGACAGATCCGCTTGGAGATGTGGAGCGCTACACCTATGACCCGGCTGGAAGAATGAAAGCGAAGGTGGATAAAGATGGCTATGAAACTACCTTCCGTTATGGAAAAGACGGCCAGGTCGAAGAAATCCGTTATGCAGACGGAAGAACCGTATCCTTAACGTATAATGCCATCCGCCAGTTAGAGGAAGTAAAAGACTGGCTCGGCACAACCAGGATTGCCATGGATGAGGCAGGACGGGTATCTTCTGTCACAGACCCATACGGAAAAACGGTCGGGTATGAATGGGGAAGCATGGGAGAAAGAACATCCGTTCTCTACCCGGATGGAAGAAAAGCGGCATATGAATATAACGAAGCGATGCAGCTCACCGCCATGAAACTCATATCAAACGGGGCACAGGAGAAAACAATCCGGTACTGCTACGATGAAGCAGGAAGACTGACCGGAAAGCAGTTCCCTGGGGGAAACCGCACGGACTACCGCTACAACGGAGCCGGAAAAGTCGAAGAGATCCTACATACGGGAGCAGACTTTACAGAACGTTACCACTACGGTTATGATGTCATGGGAAATAAAATCACGGCAGAAAAGGAAAGACCAGACCTGCCGGAAGACAGTGGAAGCTTTTCCTATGGTTATGATGAATTAAACCGCCTGATCCATGTATCGCAGAATGGAAAAACACTCCGCTCCTACAGATATGATGCCTTTGGAAACCGAAGCAGCAAGACCGAGTACCAGACGGCAGGCGAACTGGTGACAACCTACCGTTACAACACGAAAAACCAGCTGATGCAGGAGACAACTGCAAACGAAACCAAAGACTATGCATACGACAACAGAGGAAACCTGTTAACCGTAACAAGCGGGGAAGAAGTCTTAAAGGCATACGGATTTGATGCAGCAAACCAGATGGAAAGTTCCATGGGAATGACAGACGGAACCATCCAAAAGGCAGTCTATCAGTACAACGGATTAGGCCACAGAATGGGACAAAGCATTGCAACAGGGGATGCAGCCCCGGCCCGGACCATCCGTTATACCTTAGATCTGACCCGTCAGTACCATAACCTCCTGCAGAAGACAGGAAGCGGCCCGGACCAGACTTACTTCTGGGATGGCAATGTCGCAGGAATGGAAGAAGAAGGAAGAGACCACTTCTACTTCCAGGATGACTTAGGAAGTCCGATGCGCTTAACCGATGAGACAGGAAGAAGTGAGGAAGCCTACGGATTTGACGAATTCGGTAATAACATCCGGACGGCAAAAGATATCTTTCAAGACTCCATGCAAAGCTTCGGCTTTACCGGTTATCAGATGGACAGCGCAGGAGGCCTCTACTTTGCCCAGGCAAGACGCTATGATGCCGGAGCAGGAAGATTTGTCAGTGAGGACTTCCTGAAAGGACATATCGCAGTACCATACACGATGAACCATTACAACTACTGCTGGAACAGACCGATGGATTTGGTGGATTTGAATGGTATGTGGCCGACAGCAGGAGTGACGAGTGATTTGGTAGGAAGGCTGAATCCAGTTGAAAGTACAGAGGAGAAAATGGAAAGCGACAGGGAGAAATCATTTGAATTCGAAGAAAATAAATATTTTAATGAAACAAATTCGGTAGGGTATATTATAGATGGTTCCAAGATAGCAAATGAGGGGATGGAGAAATTACTTATAAAGGGATGCAATGATGCGGTACGTCCTAATAATATAGGAGCAGGAACTTGGAGTAGGATTGTTACTGAAGATGTTGAAAGTATTTCAAGGACAACGTCTAAATTACGAGGTGGATTAGAGGGGATTGGAAAAGCTTTTACTATAGTTACAACTGCAGTTGACGTATGTAGTGATGTTACAGAAAATTATAAAAATAATGCAGGATGGGAGGAATATATTGCAGATATAGGTGTTGATGTAGGATTTGTTGCGATTGGTGCACTAATTGGAAGTATAGTCCCAGGACCAGGAACATTGGTAGGAGCAGCAGTGGCTTTAATAATAGGTTTAATATATTATGGGGTAACAGAGGTGTTAGCATATAAGGGAAAAAGTTTAAAGGATTGGGCAAAACAAGGTTTAAAAAATGGATTAGAGATTTTTTCAAATTGGATAACCAATACGCTGGATAATTCAGAAGAAAAGAAAATGTGTTTGGCAGCGGAATAA
- a CDS encoding DUF6531 domain-containing protein: protein MLRDFSETAKKKFLKYVDEVTATGTWDQIKDFFGDIGLTVQSWLGQLDIQKYVDDVDTYHKKVLDKNNTTARQIEEIFSNVQAVDTRYLSIVSSQVTCGNNIIKFINDLASTIDPTGGNMDMGRMKGVLDADVENIKDAEATVEKTIEEKMLGTEAEGCMNSEDPVNLSTGNFIYEHEDLKIAGEIPLSFHRYYNSKDSRTGVLGNCFLHNYQIALEKEENGTIGVRLADGQINYHDRNEKEEYTARNTPLEFLKETEKGYFLVHPGQEKISFDREGKMLRKEDVNGRGISFSYYEDGKLEKATADNGSSLTYCYNEKGQLEKVTDHTGRSVRLQYQNETLKKVTTASGAEYTYTYGENGRITEVENARHVTPVKNTYDKRFRIIHQEFPDGGTMEFSYDDKNRRVTLTERNGSKIIHVHDDRYRNTETIYEDGTKERYLYNDKNQCISRTDRLGRTTRMAYDNRGNLTQTVDALKRRVNYTYDADCHLVSVSINGKERLKNHYDAKGNLTGTENLYGNKVGIKNDAAGRPRAVTYADGSFFEIGYDDKGNIVRLTDAAGGVTTYGYDALNRVTETVDANQNATRYTYDAADRITTVTDAMGNQRAYTYNAGGKITAIRDFDGNKEGFAYNPLGKVETYTDKEGHTVQFTYDRMWNIRSVTAPDQGKQEYFYDKDNRLVKQVLPMGGVVTYAYDAAGNRTGMTDPEGNTTHYRYDAANRLTEVTEPDGAKTAYEYDREGNLVKETNACGQVTCYTYDDLGRRTSVTDAAGATTSVFYNELGKAERICYPNGSSTVYTYEKGGRLKSVRYPDGAGEHYGYDAKGNLTERITTAGERYHYGYDSLDRIISIQNPSGGAAHFTYDALGRVTKAEDENGNTTCYEYTPNGNLAKVTDALGNETFYQYDAMGHLTQSSCTGVNGEEPQNTTYTWDKEGHVLAVTDPLGDVERYTYDPAGRMKAKVDKDGYETSFHYGKDGQAEEICYADGRTVSLTYNAIRQLEEVKDWLGTTKIAMDEAGRVSSVTDPYGKTVGYEWGSMGERTAVLYPDGRKAAYEYNEAMQLTAMKLISNKEQEKTIRYRYDDAGRLTGKQFPGGNRTDYCYNGAGKVEEILHTGADFTERYRYGYDVMGNKITAEKERPGLPEDSGSFSYGYDELNRLIHVSQNGKTLRSYGYDAFGNRSSKTEYQTAGELVTTYRYNTKNQLMQENDAHGTKDYTYDHRGNLLSVTSGEEVLKAYGFDAANQMSSSMGRTDGTIQKAVYQYNGLGHRMGQRIATGDAAPARTIRYTLDLTRQYHNLLQKTGSGPDQTYFWDGNVAGMEEEGRDHFYFQDDLGSPMRLTDETGRSEEAYGFDEFGNNIRTAKDIFQDSMQSFGFTGYQMDSAGGLYFAQARRYDAGAGRFVSEDFLKGHIAVPYTMNHYNYCWNRPMDLVDLNGMWPSLKDIGKGIKNAASSVGEFVSDHKQQITGGLIIAGSVVAAGAVSCIPVVGTVAAGAILGAGIDAGMQCAINGEINAKEVVVSGVVGGILSFVPGAASGLTNLMTNIGTSTIRKTLITGAIEAGSNAVIGSATSVITDVWANGKKINDESVWERAAINGMVAAGGSVISSIFNNTIGKSISDRILKNKISEDVYRHSARSQDYDMGALAAWKNSSANVYKNIKDVWTNVKNWYDINLNWITNVGTQIVSNNLTQKCSLNDEEEK from the coding sequence ATGCTAAGAGATTTTTCAGAAACAGCAAAAAAAAAATTTTTAAAGTATGTAGATGAAGTAACAGCAACCGGTACATGGGATCAGATAAAAGATTTCTTTGGTGACATTGGACTGACCGTGCAAAGCTGGCTGGGGCAACTCGACATTCAGAAGTATGTAGATGACGTAGACACTTATCATAAGAAAGTGCTGGACAAAAATAACACCACAGCCAGGCAGATCGAAGAGATTTTTTCCAATGTACAGGCAGTTGATACCAGATACTTAAGCATCGTAAGCAGCCAGGTTACCTGCGGAAATAACATCATAAAATTCATCAATGACCTTGCCAGCACCATTGATCCAACTGGTGGAAACATGGATATGGGAAGGATGAAGGGGGTTTTAGATGCAGATGTAGAGAACATCAAAGATGCCGAGGCAACTGTGGAAAAGACCATCGAGGAAAAGATGCTTGGAACCGAGGCAGAAGGCTGCATGAACAGTGAAGATCCGGTAAACCTAAGTACCGGAAACTTCATTTATGAACATGAAGACTTAAAAATCGCAGGAGAGATTCCGTTATCGTTCCACCGGTATTACAACTCCAAGGACAGCAGGACGGGTGTTCTAGGTAACTGCTTTTTACATAATTACCAGATTGCCTTAGAAAAAGAAGAAAACGGAACCATCGGGGTGCGTCTTGCAGACGGACAGATTAACTACCATGACAGAAATGAGAAAGAAGAGTACACTGCAAGAAACACGCCGCTTGAATTCCTAAAGGAAACTGAAAAAGGGTATTTCCTCGTGCATCCGGGGCAGGAGAAGATATCCTTTGACCGGGAAGGAAAGATGCTGCGGAAAGAAGATGTAAATGGAAGAGGCATCTCTTTTTCCTATTATGAAGACGGAAAGTTAGAAAAAGCCACAGCGGATAACGGAAGCAGTCTGACTTACTGTTATAATGAAAAAGGACAGCTTGAAAAAGTAACCGACCACACCGGAAGAAGTGTGCGCTTACAGTACCAGAATGAAACACTAAAGAAAGTGACAACAGCATCCGGGGCAGAGTACACTTATACCTATGGGGAAAACGGAAGAATCACGGAAGTTGAAAATGCCCGCCATGTCACACCCGTAAAAAATACCTATGACAAAAGATTCCGTATCATCCACCAGGAGTTTCCGGACGGTGGAACAATGGAGTTTTCCTACGATGACAAAAACCGCCGCGTTACACTCACAGAGCGCAACGGCAGTAAAATCATCCACGTGCATGATGACCGTTACCGCAATACAGAGACCATCTACGAGGATGGAACCAAAGAGCGTTACCTTTATAATGACAAAAACCAGTGCATCAGCAGAACAGACCGCCTGGGCAGAACGACAAGAATGGCGTATGATAACCGCGGAAACCTCACCCAGACCGTGGATGCCCTAAAGCGCAGGGTCAATTACACCTACGATGCAGACTGCCATCTGGTCAGTGTCAGCATCAATGGAAAAGAACGCTTAAAAAATCACTATGATGCAAAAGGAAATCTGACCGGAACAGAAAACCTGTATGGAAACAAAGTCGGTATCAAAAACGATGCGGCAGGAAGACCACGGGCAGTCACCTATGCGGACGGAAGCTTTTTCGAAATCGGCTATGATGACAAAGGAAATATTGTCCGTTTAACAGATGCTGCAGGAGGCGTGACAACCTACGGTTATGATGCCTTAAACCGTGTGACAGAAACCGTGGATGCCAATCAGAACGCAACACGTTATACCTATGATGCAGCCGACCGGATCACAACGGTAACCGATGCCATGGGAAACCAGAGAGCCTACACCTACAATGCGGGCGGAAAAATCACGGCAATCCGGGATTTCGATGGAAATAAGGAAGGATTTGCCTACAACCCGCTTGGAAAAGTAGAGACCTACACCGACAAAGAAGGACATACGGTACAGTTTACCTACGACAGGATGTGGAACATTCGTTCCGTCACAGCACCGGACCAGGGAAAACAGGAATACTTCTATGACAAAGACAACCGTCTTGTGAAACAGGTACTTCCGATGGGCGGTGTGGTAACCTATGCCTATGATGCAGCCGGAAACCGGACCGGAATGACAGACCCGGAAGGAAATACCACCCATTACCGTTATGATGCCGCAAACCGTCTGACGGAAGTGACGGAGCCGGACGGTGCAAAGACAGCGTATGAATACGACAGGGAAGGAAACCTGGTCAAAGAGACCAATGCCTGCGGTCAGGTGACATGCTATACCTATGATGATTTAGGAAGAAGAACCAGTGTCACAGATGCGGCAGGAGCAACGACCAGTGTCTTCTACAACGAGCTCGGAAAAGCGGAGCGTATCTGTTATCCAAACGGAAGCAGCACCGTTTATACGTATGAAAAAGGTGGAAGACTAAAGAGTGTGCGTTACCCGGATGGAGCAGGAGAACACTACGGCTATGATGCCAAAGGAAACCTCACGGAGCGCATCACCACGGCAGGGGAACGTTACCACTATGGTTATGACAGCCTTGACCGTATCATCTCCATCCAGAATCCATCCGGAGGGGCAGCACACTTTACCTATGATGCATTAGGACGTGTCACGAAGGCAGAAGATGAGAATGGGAATACCACGTGTTACGAATACACCCCGAACGGAAACCTTGCAAAAGTAACGGATGCTTTAGGGAATGAGACCTTCTATCAGTATGATGCCATGGGACACCTGACACAGAGCAGCTGTACCGGAGTAAATGGGGAAGAACCACAGAATACCACCTATACCTGGGATAAGGAAGGCCATGTGCTGGCAGTGACAGACCCGCTTGGAGATGTGGAGCGCTACACCTATGACCCGGCTGGAAGAATGAAAGCGAAGGTGGATAAAGATGGCTATGAAACATCCTTCCACTATGGAAAAGACGGACAGGCAGAAGAAATCTGCTATGCAGACGGAAGAACCGTATCCTTAACGTATAATGCCATCCGCCAGTTAGAGGAAGTAAAAGACTGGCTCGGTACAACAAAGATCGCCATGGATGAGGCAGGACGGGTATCTTCTGTCACAGACCCATACGGAAAAACGGTCGGGTATGAATGGGGAAGCATGGGAGAAAGAACGGCAGTTCTCTACCCGGATGGAAGAAAAGCAGCATATGAATATAACGAAGCGATGCAGCTGACCGCCATGAAACTCATATCCAATAAGGAACAGGAGAAAACAATCCGGTACCGCTACGATGACGCCGGAAGACTGACCGGAAAGCAGTTCCCGGGAGGAAACCGCACAGACTACTGCTACAACGGAGCCGGAAAAGTCGAAGAAATCTTACATACGGGAGCAGACTTTACAGAACGCTACCGCTACGGTTATGATGTCATGGGAAATAAAATCACGGCAGAAAAGGAAAGACCAGGTCTTCCGGAAGACAGTGGAAGTTTTTCCTATGGTTATGATGAATTAAACCGCCTGATCCATGTATCGCAGAATGGAAAAACACTCCGCTCCTACGGATATGATGCCTTTGGAAACCGAAGCAGCAAGACCGAGTACCAGACGGCAGGCGAACTGGTGACAACCTACCGTTACAACACGAAAAACCAGCTGATGCAGGAGAACGATGCACATGGAACCAAAGACTATACCTATGACCACAGGGGAAACCTGTTATCCGTAACAAGCGGGGAAGAGGTTTTAAAAGCATACGGGTTTGATGCAGCAAACCAGATGAGCAGTTCCATGGGAAGGACAGACGGAACCATCCAAAAGGCAGTCTATCAGTATAACGGATTAGGTCACAGAATGGGACAACGCATTGCAACAGGGGATGCAGCCCCGGCCCGGACCATCCGTTATACCTTAGATCTGACCCGTCAGTACCATAACCTCCTGCAGAAGACAGGAAGCGGCCCGGACCAGACTTACTTCTGGGATGGCAATGTCGCAGGAATGGAAGAAGAAGGAAGAGACCACTTCTACTTCCAGGATGACTTAGGAAGTCCGATGCGCTTAACCGATGAGACAGGAAGAAGTGAGGAAGCCTACGGATTTGACGAATTCGGTAATAACATCCGGACGGCAAAAGATATCTTTCAAGACTCCATGCAAAGCTTCGGCTTTACCGGTTATCAGATGGACAGCGCAGGAGGCCTCTACTTTGCCCAGGCAAGACGCTATGATGCCGGAGCAGGAAGATTTGTCAGTGAGGACTTCCTGAAAGGACATATCGCAGTACCATACACGATGAACCATTACAACTACTGCTGGAACAGACCGATGGATTTGGTGGATTTGAATGGTATGTGGCCTAGTTTGAAGGACATCGGGAAGGGGATTAAAAATGCGGCAAGCAGTGTGGGAGAGTTTGTTTCTGACCATAAACAGCAAATAACAGGTGGGTTAATAATTGCTGGATCTGTAGTAGCAGCGGGAGCAGTATCATGCATCCCTGTTGTTGGAACTGTGGCGGCGGGAGCAATTTTGGGAGCAGGAATTGACGCAGGAATGCAATGTGCAATTAATGGAGAAATAAATGCAAAAGAGGTTGTTGTTTCAGGAGTTGTAGGGGGAATCCTGAGTTTTGTTCCTGGTGCAGCTTCAGGATTAACAAATTTAATGACAAATATTGGAACAAGTACAATTAGAAAAACTCTTATTACAGGAGCAATTGAAGCAGGTTCGAATGCTGTTATAGGAAGTGCAACATCTGTTATAACAGATGTATGGGCAAATGGAAAAAAGATAAATGATGAATCTGTTTGGGAAAGAGCGGCTATTAATGGAATGGTAGCAGCTGGTGGAAGTGTTATATCCTCTATTTTTAACAACACTATTGGAAAGAGTATTTCTGACAGAATTCTGAAAAATAAGATTAGTGAAGATGTATACAGGCATTCTGCAAGGTCACAAGATTATGATATGGGAGCGTTAGCTGCATGGAAAAATTCGAGTGCAAATGTTTACAAAAACATTAAGGATGTTTGGACTAATGTGAAAAATTGGTATGATATCAATTTGAATTGGATAACGAATGTTGGAACACAGATAGTTTCTAATAATTTGACTCAGAAGTGTAGTTTGAATGATGAGGAGGAAAAATGA